Part of the Longimicrobium sp. genome is shown below.
CTCCGCTCAAGCTGCGCGGTCACCAGCGCAACCTGATCGGGGTCGTCGTCGATGATGAAGATGGTGGGATTCATGGGGCGGGACGGAGGTGCGGAAGTGCGTGAGTGCGTGAGTGCGGGGGGCGTGCGGTGCTACGGGTTCTCCTCCCTCCGTTCCCAACGGTCGGCGTCGCGCACGCGGTACTTGGCGAGCGTGCGCCCCACGGCGTCGTCCAGGTCGATGCCCATCTGGTTCGCCAGGACGACGCACACGAATACCACGTCTCCCAGCTCCAGCGCGACGTCGCCCTCGGGCTCGTCGGCCTTTTTCTTCTTGGGGCCGAAGCGGTGGTTCAGCTCGCGGGCAAGCTCGCC
Proteins encoded:
- a CDS encoding nucleotide pyrophosphohydrolase; this encodes MQIREVQQQVDEYISQFKEGYFPPLVNLARLTEEVGELARELNHRFGPKKKKADEPEGDVALELGDVVFVCVVLANQMGIDLDDAVGRTLAKYRVRDADRWERREENP